DNA sequence from the Butyricimonas faecalis genome:
GCCGATATGATGGATAACCATGATTTCGTTTATACGCATATCAAAAATCTGAAAGCCAAACTTGCCGATGCGGGATGCAAGGATTGTGTAAAGAACATATACGGTACAGGTTATAAATGGGTGGAGCTATGAAAAAGAAAAGCCTTATGTATGAATCGCTGACACGTTTCATTATCTGCGTGGCGATCCTTTTGGCATTGGCAACGCCCTTGTTTTACCTGCTGACGAAAAATTTTTATGCTGAAGACATGATAGATATCATAGAAGCCGTACAGCAGGGCAAGCCTGTTCCGGCAATAGATCTCGAAGAAGATATCTTACACGGCATTGTCATACAGTTCATGCTTATCGTTACCATATTGGGGGTCGCCATCGTATTGACGATGCGTCTTATTTCCAAACGATTGTGGCTCCCGTTCGACAAGACTCTGACGGCAATCGAGGCTTTTAAGTTGGAGAACGGTACGATTCCGGCCTTACCCAACAGCGGGATAAAGGAGTTCTCTCGACTAAATACTGTTTTGAATAAATTGATGGCAGATAGTCTGAACAGTTATCGTACCCAGAAAGAGTTTACCGAGAACGCTTCACACGAATTGCAAACACCGCTTGCCGTATTCCAAAGCAAGCTCGATATATTGTTACAACAGCCCGGCATAACGGGAGAACAGGCTGCCATCATACAGGACCTTTACCAGATGAACAACCGTTTATCCCGTTTGAGCCGCAATCTGCTATTGCTTGCCAAGATGGAAAACAGGCAGTTCAGCAAGGAGGAAACGGATGTCATATTGATCCTAAATGAGTTACTACCTTATTTTGACAGCCTTTCGCAAGGATTGACCCTGCAAAAAGATTTTCAAATAAAATCCTTGACGGTAAAAGCCAATCGTTCCTTGTTGGAAATCATGTTGAATAACCTCATTGTAAATGCCGTGCGACACAATAAGCCGAATGGGGCAATCATTGTAACCGTAAAAGCAGACAGCCTGACGGTTTCGAATACATCCGATGAAACAGCGTTGGATGAAAATCTGATATTCAATCGTTTTTATCGTCCTTCGGACAAATCGCAAGGCAATGGTCTGGGATTGGCAATCGTGAAAGCCGTATGCGAGTATCATGGTTGGAAGATCACTTATTCTTATCAGGACAAGCTACACGGGTTTGTGGTAACATTCCGATAAATCTTCAAATTTTCGCCAAAGTCCCGCTCTACCTTTATCGCCATAATAAACAAATGGCGTATGAAACAATATATCTTATTACTGATTACTATCTTTTATTCCTTGACAGTGTTGGCAGGGGAATATACCGACAGCACCAATATCAAGACGGACGATAGCCTGCATTTTACAAGAAATTTCAGCAGAAAGATCGATAAAGTTTCATCTTCCCGTTTTTATCAGATGACATATATCGGTGTACCGTTGACAGTTGGAGGAATTATCGTAAAGAGTGAAGATGATCATTTCAGGAATCTGCGCAATGGCTATATGCCTCGGTTTGACCATCATGCAGACGATTACCTGCAATACGCTCCGGTAGCAGTCATGCTGGGAATGAAGGCTTTCGGTGTTAAAGGACGAAGCTCATGGGGAAGGATGCTTGCCTCGGACGCTTTTTCCGCTTTGTTGATGGGAAGTGCGGTGAATATCTTGAAACAGACCACCCATGTGGTTCGTCCTGACGGTTCGAATGACCGTTCTTTCCCTTCGGGCCATACGGCAACAGCATTCATGACCGCCACCATGTTGACAAAGGAATACGGACACAAGAGTCCGTGGATCGGCATCGGGGCCTATACAGCAGCCTCTACCACAGGACTCATGCGGATGGCGAACAATAAGCATTGGTTGAGCGACGTTTTGACCGGAGCAGGCATAGGAATCCTGTCCACGGAGTTAGGCTATTATCTCTCGGATCTGATATTCAAGGAAAGGGGTATCAACCGATTTGAGAATGAAAATATGTTCGACCGAATGGCAAAGCCCTCATTCGTAAGCCTCTACCTTGGCTTCAATATTCCGTTGAGCGGTTACGATATTGATGAACAAACAGAGTTTCGCACCTCTTCCGGAAGTGCGGTTGGCGTGGAGGGCGCTTACTTTTTCAACCCCTACATAGGCTTGGGCGGACGTTTTGCAGTTTCCAACACTTCTATCATTGTCAATAACGAGGATGCAGAGGA
Encoded proteins:
- a CDS encoding sensor histidine kinase; the encoded protein is MKKKSLMYESLTRFIICVAILLALATPLFYLLTKNFYAEDMIDIIEAVQQGKPVPAIDLEEDILHGIVIQFMLIVTILGVAIVLTMRLISKRLWLPFDKTLTAIEAFKLENGTIPALPNSGIKEFSRLNTVLNKLMADSLNSYRTQKEFTENASHELQTPLAVFQSKLDILLQQPGITGEQAAIIQDLYQMNNRLSRLSRNLLLLAKMENRQFSKEETDVILILNELLPYFDSLSQGLTLQKDFQIKSLTVKANRSLLEIMLNNLIVNAVRHNKPNGAIIVTVKADSLTVSNTSDETALDENLIFNRFYRPSDKSQGNGLGLAIVKAVCEYHGWKITYSYQDKLHGFVVTFR
- a CDS encoding phosphatase PAP2 family protein, with amino-acid sequence MKQYILLLITIFYSLTVLAGEYTDSTNIKTDDSLHFTRNFSRKIDKVSSSRFYQMTYIGVPLTVGGIIVKSEDDHFRNLRNGYMPRFDHHADDYLQYAPVAVMLGMKAFGVKGRSSWGRMLASDAFSALLMGSAVNILKQTTHVVRPDGSNDRSFPSGHTATAFMTATMLTKEYGHKSPWIGIGAYTAASTTGLMRMANNKHWLSDVLTGAGIGILSTELGYYLSDLIFKERGINRFENENMFDRMAKPSFVSLYLGFNIPLSGYDIDEQTEFRTSSGSAVGVEGAYFFNPYIGLGGRFAVSNTSIIVNNEDAEDNTFDVMSLCGGMYFSYPLSSRWLVGSKLLGGYVHYPRLTLSNQTIPARDGGCFGSGFSMTFKAKEQFGVKFFLDYNLLPSHSKSSNEWMNMLTSGVSIAIIL